The genomic segment GGACACCCCGTACCTCTCACCCCCGCCACACCGGGGTGAGCCCAACGAGCCCGCCCGGGTTGCCTTGGTCGGAGCCGCCCTGGCGGACGTGTGGGGCGTCGACGTCGACGAGGTGGCTGCGCTGACCTCCGAGACGGCGACGCGGGTGTTCGGCGGGCCGCGATGACCGCCCAGCGCCGCACCGAGATAGCGGAGCTCCTGACCCGTCACGGGCTTCGTCCCGACAAGCGGCTCGGCCAGCACTTCCTCGCCGACCCGAACATCGTCGGAAAGATCGTGCGGCTCGCCGAGGTGGCGCCCGGGGACCGCGTCCTCGAGATCGGTGCCGGTACGGGGACGCTCACCATGGCGCTCGCCGATGCAGGGGCGTCGGTGGTGGCGTACGAGGTCGACTCCTCGCTCGGCCCCCTCCTCCGCGAGGTGCTCGCAGGGAGGGACGTGACCCTGCGGATCGCCGATGCCACGAGGTCGGACATCGCCGAGGACGTCACCGGCGGCCGATGGAAGCTGGTCGCCAACCTGCCGTATAACATCGGGACGCCGCTGTTGCTCGACATGCTCCGCGACCTGACCGCCGTCGAGTCGTTCACCGTGATGCTGCAGCGCGAGGTGGCCGATCGGCTCACCGCCGAGCCGGGCAGCAGGACGTACGGGCTCCCGTCCGTCGTCGCCCGCCTCTACGGCACGGTGCGCTTCGGGTTCGCGGTGCCGCCCCAGGTGTTCATCCCGCCGCCAGACG from the Acidimicrobiia bacterium genome contains:
- the rsmA gene encoding 16S rRNA (adenine(1518)-N(6)/adenine(1519)-N(6))-dimethyltransferase RsmA, translated to MTAQRRTEIAELLTRHGLRPDKRLGQHFLADPNIVGKIVRLAEVAPGDRVLEIGAGTGTLTMALADAGASVVAYEVDSSLGPLLREVLAGRDVTLRIADATRSDIAEDVTGGRWKLVANLPYNIGTPLLLDMLRDLTAVESFTVMLQREVADRLTAEPGSRTYGLPSVVARLYGTVRFGFAVPPQVFIPPPDVGSAVIRIDRISPHPAAGRAESLAAAAFRMRRKMLRRSLEATLHDPVATLESAGIEPTARAEDLSASEYLRLAEVAGT